The sequence CACGGTCTGCGGGATGTCGTGGAACTTCAGGTCCAGGAACACCTTGCCCCCGAAGCGGTGCACGAGGTCCACGGCGCGCTTGCCGTGAGCGGTGAACAGGCGCAATCCCACCTTGTAGAAGGTGACCGTGCTCTTGAGGGCCTGCAGGAGCGCCTCTTCCTCATGGATGGTGTCCACGTCCAGGGCTACGATGAGTTCCGTCATACGGCCTCCTTTACGGAGCTTCCGATGCCGCAGGAGCCCACGGCCGCGGCCACGCTCTGGAAGCCTCCCGCCGACAGCAGGACCCTCAGGTCCTTGAGGATGCGCACCACCGCGCCCGGCCCGCCGTAGACCAAGCCGGTGTAGAGCTGCACCAGGCTGGCCCCGGCGCGCAGCTTCTCCAGCACGTCGTCGGCCGTCTCCACCCCGCCCACGCCGATGATGGGCAGTCGGCCGTCCGTGAGCCGGTAGATCTTGGCGATCATCGCGGTCGCCGCGGAGCGCAGGGGCCGGCCGCTCAAGCCTCCCTGTATGTCGCCCAGCTCCGGGCTCAAAGACTGGCGCGAGGTGGTGGTGTTGGTGGCCACCACCCCATCGGCGTGGCGCATGATGAGGCCCAGCAGGTCGGGCAGCTGGGCGTCGGCCAGGTCCGGGGCGAGCTTGACCAGGACCGGCTTGCGCGGGGAGTTGACCGCGGCCAGCGCGATGAGGATGCGCTCGAGTTGCAGGCGCTCCTGCAGGTCGCGCAGTCCGGTCATGTTGGGGCAGCTCACGTTGACCACGAAATAGTCCCCGCAGGGATGCAGGAGGCGCAGGGTCCCGGCGTACTCTTCCGGGGCCTTGGCCTTGGGGCAGTCGGCGTTGAGGCCGATATTGATTCCCACCGGCACCGCGCAGCGGTCCGCGGCCTGGAGCCGCCGGGCCGCCTCCTGCGCGCCCGAGCTCGGGAAGCCCATCCGGTTGATGAGGGCGCGCTCCAGAGGCAGGCGCATGATCCGCGGCTTGGGATTGCCGGGCTGAGGCCGCAGAGTCACCGAGCCCAGCTCCAGGAAGCCGAAGCCGAGCGCGGGCAGGACTCCGGAGAGCCGGCAATCCTTGTCGAATCCCGCGGCCAGGCCCAAGGGATTGGGGAAAGTCAGGCCGAAGGCCTTGGTCTCCAGGCCGGGCTCGGGCCGGCCTAACAGCGCGGACAAGACCGCGGGTCCGCCGGGCACACGGCCCAACAGCTCGAGGTCGCGCACCGCGTGCTCATGCGCCTGCTCCGCGTCCATGCGGAACAGCAGCGGGCGGATCAGGCGCTCATAGAGCATGGACGATCCTCCCGGCCAAGACCGTGGCCCGGACCCGACCGCGGAGCTTCAGGCCGATGAAGGGGCAGTTGCGGCTGAGCGATTGGAAGCGGGAGGGCACGGTCCAGGACTCCAAGGCAGAGAGCACCGTGACGTCCGCATCGCAGCCGGGTCTCAGCGAGCCCTTGCGCTTCAGGCCGAGGATGCGGGCCGGGGAGGCGCTCATGCGCTCGACCAGTTGCCGGCGCGTGAGGTGGCCTTTGTGCACCAGATAAGTCAGCACCACCGCGACCGCGGTCTCTAGCCCGATGACTCCGAACGGGGCCCGCCGCATGCCTCGGCGCTTGAGCGCCGGGGCATGCGGCGCGTGGTCCGTGGCCACCACGTCTATGGTGCCGTCCTGAAGCCCTTCCTGCAGGGCGGCGCGGTCGCCGCGGGAGCGCAGGGGGGGATTCATCTTGAAATTGGCATCCTGGCCCGGGATGTCGTCCTCGCAGAGGGCCAGGTGGTGGGGCGTGGCCTCCGCGGTGACAGGCAGGCCTCGGCGCTTGGCTTGGCGCAGGGCCTCGAGGCTCTGGGCGCAGCTCAGATGCGCGATGTGCACATGGGCCCCGGTGAGCTCGGCGAGCGCGAGGTCGCGCACGACCATGGCGGTCTCCGCGGCCCAAGGCTGGCCGGGCAGGCGCAGCCGACGGGACACCCGGCCTTCGTTGACGGCCGCACTTCGGCTGAGGGCGGGCTCTTCGCAATGGGAGATGAAAGCCAGGCGCAGGCCCCGCGTGAGCTCCAGGACGCGGCGCATGAGCCCGGCGTCCTGGACGCAGCGGCCGTCCTCGCTGACCGCGGAAATCCCGGCCGCGGCCAAAGCCGCGAGGTCCGCGAGCTCCGCCCCCTGCTGGCCCCTGGTGGCGCAGCCCGCGAACAGGACCTGGGCGGACGCCGAGGCGGCCTGGCGGCGCAGCCGGCGCAACAGAGCCGGGCTGTCCATGACCGGCTTGGTGTTGGGCATGGCCAGGACCGTGGTGAAGCCCCCCGCGGCCGCGGCCCGGGTCCCGGAGGAGATGTCCTCTGATTCCTCGCCGCCCGGTTCGCGCAGGTGCACGTGCATGTCGATGAGGCCGGGGAGCACCCAGCAGCCGCGGGCGTCGAGGGACGGGACGCGGGGGTGACGGCGCCAGAGGTGTGGGGCGACCTGCCGGACGCGGCCGTCTTGGAGGAGAACGTCGCGCACCGACTCCAGGTCCTGCGCCGGGTCGATGACCAGTCCACCGCGGATCAAAAGCCGCTCTGTCATCTTGGCCGCTCCCCTATATTAGACCAGTTTGTCCGCATGGTGTTCAACGCGCGGCCCTGGCGCTCCGGCCGGAGGATTGGTATAATTGAGACAGCAATATCAATAATATGCGATTGGCTACTGACCTGCAGCGCACTCTCGACGGGCTTCGGCTCCGAGGCTTCCGCCTGACCCGGCCCCGGCGCCTGATACTGGAGGGGCTCTCCGCGGACGGCGCCCATGCCTCGGCCGAGGCCCTCTACGAGTCCTTGCGCAGCCGCCGGCTCCGGCTGGGCCGGGCCACGGTATTCCGGACCCTCAAGCTCTTCGCGCTCCTGGGCATCGCCAGGGGAGAGGCTCCGGCGGCACCGCGCCGGCGCTTCGAGGTCGCGGCGGGCAAGCCTCACCACGACCACATGACCTGCCTGCGCTGCGGCGCGGTGCTGGAGTTTTCCTGCCCGGCCATCGAGCGCCTGCAGCGGGCGGAGGCCCGGCGCCGGGGCTTCGTCATGCAGGGCCACGCCCTCGAGATCACCGGCGTGTGCCGGCGCTGCGCCGGAGCGGCAGCGCGGAGGCGGCCTTGACTCCGGTCGGGCCCACCAGCCTCCTGGGATTGCACCCGGGCGAGGAGGCCGTAATCGAGACCGTTTCCGGCGGCGACGAGCTGCGGGGGCGGCTCTCGGCCATGGGACTGCACGAGGGCCGCCGCATCCGCCGCCTGGCGGATTCCGGTCGCGGCGGGCCGGTGGTCGTCGACGTCATGGGCTCGACCGTGGCTTTGGGGCGCAGGATGGCGGGGCATATCCTGGTCCGGGCCCGGGAACACCGGCTGCTCTTGACCGGCAACCCGAACGTGGGCAAGAGCGTGGTCTTCTCGCGCTTGACCGGACTCGACGCTCTGTCGTCGAACTACCCGGGCACCACCGTGGAGTTCCTCAGCGGCGCCGCCCGGTTCCAGGGCGAGAGGTTCCAGGTCATAGACGTCCCCGGCACCTACAGCCTTTCGGCCGCCTCGCCCGCCGAGACCGTGGCCTGCCGGATCATCGCGGAGAGCCCCCAAGCCGTGGTCGTGCACGTCATCGACGCCACCAACTTGGAGCGCAACCTCCTTTTCGCCCTGCAGATGATCGAGCGCGGCCGGCGCCTGGTGCTCCTGCTCAACAAGCGGGACCTGGCGGCCCTGCGCGGCATCAGCATCGACGCGGAGGGCCTGGGCCGGCGGCTCGGGGCGCCGGTGGTGCCTTTCGTGGCCGTGACCGGCGAGGGCCTGCGCGAGCTGGAGCGCGCCGTGCTGGGTCTGCTCCATGGAGGGCCGCCGCGGCCGGCGCCCGTGCCCGCCGGAGACGACGGCAAGTGGCGTCTCATCGGTGAGTTGAGCCGGCAGATCCAGACCATCTCCCACAAGCATCCCGGCTTCATGGAGCGGCTGGCCGAGCTCTCGATCCGGCCCGCCACCGGCATCCCCATGGCCCTGGCTGTCCTGGCCGTCTCCTTCCTCGGTGTGCGCGTCGCAGCCGAGGGGGTGATCCACGGCCTCCTCGAGCCTGCCTTCCAGCGTTTCTACCTGCCTTCGGTCCTGCGCCTGGCGGACCTCGTCTCAGCCTGGCCCGCCGCGCGCGCCTTCCTGGTCGGGACCAGCACGGACCCCCTGGACTCCTTCGGCGTCCTCACCACGGGCGTCTACATCCCCTTCATCGCGGTCCTGCCCTACCTGGCGGCCTTCTACTTCGTCCTGGGCTACCTGGAGGACCTGGGCTACCTGCCCCGGCTCGCGGTGATCCTTGACCGCGGCCTGCACCGCCTGGGACTGCACGGCTACGGCGCCATCCCCATGATCCTCGGCTTGGGCTGCAAAGTCCCGGGCCTACTGGCCACCCGGGTGCTGGAGACGCCGCGCGAGCGCCTCATCGCCATGACCCTGACCTTGCTCATCGCGCCCTGCCTGCCTCAAAGCGCCATGATCTTGAGCCAGGTCGGCAGGTTCGGTATCCTCTACGCCCTGGCCGCCTTTGGGACCATCGCCCTGGTAGGGATCTCGGCTGGAATGTTGCTGCATCGGCTATTGCAGGGGGAATGCCCGGAGCTCTTCGTCGAGATCCCTCCCTATCAGTGGCCGCGACTCGACGTGTTGGCCAAGAAGACCTGGCTGCGCGTGCGCGGCTTCCTGCGCGAGGCCGTCCCCCTGATCGCGGCCGGGGTGGCCTTGGTGGGCGTCTGCGACGTGCTGGGTTTGCTGCGAGACTTGTCCGAGGCTTGCGGGCCGGCCATGAACCGGCTCTTCGGCCTTCCGGCCGATATCGCGCCGCTTATGGTCCTGGGCTTCCTGAGAAAAGACGTTAGCATCGCCATGCTGGGGCCCTTCCACCTGGGGGCGGGTCAGGCCGTCGTGGCGTCCGTGTTCCTGACTCTCTATCTGCCCTGCTTCGCCAGCCTATCCGTGCTCGTACGCGAGACCGGCATCAAGCAGGCTCTGGCTATCGCGGCCCTGAATCTGGCTTTCGCGGTGACGGCGGCCGGCGTCCTGCACCTGCTGCTGTAGTCCCGCATCCCGTCATCGGGGGCTCCATAAGGGATGTTCGAAGGAGAGGTAGGCGAAGACGCCGCTCTCGCCCCGCGAAGGACCCACGCCGATGGGGAACGCGACTCCGGGCACGATCTGCAGCCCGGACTTGAAGTTGAGCGCGAACCTCAGTCCGGGATTGATGAAGAAGGACTCCGCGCGCTGCTTGGTCCCGTCGGGTTGGACCGTCTCGGAGGAGGTCCAGGCCGCCTCGCACATAAGGTCCAAGCTCTTGCTGACGGAGAAGATGGCGCTGGCCCCGTCGTTGAAACCGAGGGTGTCCGCCTTGGCTCCGCCCGGCTCCCGGCTGCCCGGCACGAAGGTGGCTCCCGCGTTCCAGTGGGTCACCCAGCGGCCGGAGAGCTCGACGCTCAGCGGGATGTTGACCTGTCCTCCGGCGGCGCCGCTGCCGAAGCCCCCTTTGTAGTCGCCGGTCGGCAGGAGCACTGAGAGGCGGGGCGCCAGGGCGACGGGGCCCTTCATGAGCAGCTGATAGCGGTAGTTCAGGGCGACGTCGCCGATCCCCGTCCCCGGCGACGGCTCGCCCAGATGGCTGACTGGGACCATGTAGGAGAGCTGGTGTGTCCGCCCGGGAACGGGCCATTCCTGCGTGAATGCATAGGCCCAGGTCTTGCTCCGGCTCTGGTATTGGAAGTTCTGGATGTGCTGTATGACGCCTGGCTCCTGGTTGTAGGCTTCCTCCAGCAGAAAAGAGTTGTCCTGTATCCTCTTCGCCTCTTGAGCGGAGGCCGCGCCGCCGGGCAGCACGGCCAGCGCGGCCAGCAGCGCCAGGAGCTTCAAGTCCTCGCCGCGCCGCGCGCGCGGAGCGCGGGCAGCAACTCGGCCAGCGAGGCGATGCGGGGGCGGCGGGCCACGATCTTCACGGCGCGGGCGAACAGCGGCATGGGGTCCGGCGGCCCGTCCTCCAGCAGCGCGGCCACGGCCCGGGCCGCGGGCTCGTCGGCCGGCAGGCCGTCGTATGAGAGGCCTGCGGCGGAGAGCCTGGCGCGGTCGATGGAGAGCCGGCGCGCCAGTTGCCACAGGACCCCTACTTCCGGATGGGCGAAGCGCCAAGGGACCTCGCCCTGATCGGCCTGGGTGATGCAGCCGGAGTTGTAGAAGCGCTCGGCCCCCTTTCGGGCGACGAGACCGTCCTTCTCGGCGAGGCGCGTGATGGGGCGTCCGGGAAAAAGCTGGAGCCGGCCGCGCAAGGCCGCGGCATGGTCGACGAGCGGGCAGCGGGAGATGCCCGCGAGGTTGAGGCGCAGGTCCTGCAAAGAGGTCCAGGGCGTGAAGAGGATCATGCTGAAGTGCCGGTTCGGGTAGCGGAACTGGCCGGGCCAGCGCGCGGTCGCCCGGACGATGAAGTCCGCGGCTTCGTGGACCTGGTCCGCGGTGATCCCTTTGTTGAGGCGCAGGTTCTCGGCCGGGGAGAAATTCTCCACGCCCATGCCGTAGAGGCGCAAGGCCAGGCCGTGCCGGG comes from Elusimicrobiota bacterium and encodes:
- a CDS encoding transporter, with translation MKLLALLAALAVLPGGAASAQEAKRIQDNSFLLEEAYNQEPGVIQHIQNFQYQSRSKTWAYAFTQEWPVPGRTHQLSYMVPVSHLGEPSPGTGIGDVALNYRYQLLMKGPVALAPRLSVLLPTGDYKGGFGSGAAGGQVNIPLSVELSGRWVTHWNAGATFVPGSREPGGAKADTLGFNDGASAIFSVSKSLDLMCEAAWTSSETVQPDGTKQRAESFFINPGLRFALNFKSGLQIVPGVAFPIGVGPSRGESGVFAYLSFEHPLWSPR
- a CDS encoding dihydroorotase; translation: MTERLLIRGGLVIDPAQDLESVRDVLLQDGRVRQVAPHLWRRHPRVPSLDARGCWVLPGLIDMHVHLREPGGEESEDISSGTRAAAAGGFTTVLAMPNTKPVMDSPALLRRLRRQAASASAQVLFAGCATRGQQGAELADLAALAAAGISAVSEDGRCVQDAGLMRRVLELTRGLRLAFISHCEEPALSRSAAVNEGRVSRRLRLPGQPWAAETAMVVRDLALAELTGAHVHIAHLSCAQSLEALRQAKRRGLPVTAEATPHHLALCEDDIPGQDANFKMNPPLRSRGDRAALQEGLQDGTIDVVATDHAPHAPALKRRGMRRAPFGVIGLETAVAVVLTYLVHKGHLTRRQLVERMSASPARILGLKRKGSLRPGCDADVTVLSALESWTVPSRFQSLSRNCPFIGLKLRGRVRATVLAGRIVHAL
- a CDS encoding fused ferrous iron transport protein A/B, encoding MTPVGPTSLLGLHPGEEAVIETVSGGDELRGRLSAMGLHEGRRIRRLADSGRGGPVVVDVMGSTVALGRRMAGHILVRAREHRLLLTGNPNVGKSVVFSRLTGLDALSSNYPGTTVEFLSGAARFQGERFQVIDVPGTYSLSAASPAETVACRIIAESPQAVVVHVIDATNLERNLLFALQMIERGRRLVLLLNKRDLAALRGISIDAEGLGRRLGAPVVPFVAVTGEGLRELERAVLGLLHGGPPRPAPVPAGDDGKWRLIGELSRQIQTISHKHPGFMERLAELSIRPATGIPMALAVLAVSFLGVRVAAEGVIHGLLEPAFQRFYLPSVLRLADLVSAWPAARAFLVGTSTDPLDSFGVLTTGVYIPFIAVLPYLAAFYFVLGYLEDLGYLPRLAVILDRGLHRLGLHGYGAIPMILGLGCKVPGLLATRVLETPRERLIAMTLTLLIAPCLPQSAMILSQVGRFGILYALAAFGTIALVGISAGMLLHRLLQGECPELFVEIPPYQWPRLDVLAKKTWLRVRGFLREAVPLIAAGVALVGVCDVLGLLRDLSEACGPAMNRLFGLPADIAPLMVLGFLRKDVSIAMLGPFHLGAGQAVVASVFLTLYLPCFASLSVLVRETGIKQALAIAALNLAFAVTAAGVLHLLL
- a CDS encoding Fur family transcriptional regulator → MATDLQRTLDGLRLRGFRLTRPRRLILEGLSADGAHASAEALYESLRSRRLRLGRATVFRTLKLFALLGIARGEAPAAPRRRFEVAAGKPHHDHMTCLRCGAVLEFSCPAIERLQRAEARRRGFVMQGHALEITGVCRRCAGAAARRRP
- a CDS encoding quinone-dependent dihydroorotate dehydrogenase, with product MLYERLIRPLLFRMDAEQAHEHAVRDLELLGRVPGGPAVLSALLGRPEPGLETKAFGLTFPNPLGLAAGFDKDCRLSGVLPALGFGFLELGSVTLRPQPGNPKPRIMRLPLERALINRMGFPSSGAQEAARRLQAADRCAVPVGINIGLNADCPKAKAPEEYAGTLRLLHPCGDYFVVNVSCPNMTGLRDLQERLQLERILIALAAVNSPRKPVLVKLAPDLADAQLPDLLGLIMRHADGVVATNTTTSRQSLSPELGDIQGGLSGRPLRSAATAMIAKIYRLTDGRLPIIGVGGVETADDVLEKLRAGASLVQLYTGLVYGGPGAVVRILKDLRVLLSAGGFQSVAAAVGSCGIGSSVKEAV